Proteins encoded in a region of the Prunus persica cultivar Lovell chromosome G4, Prunus_persica_NCBIv2, whole genome shotgun sequence genome:
- the LOC18780419 gene encoding DNA polymerase I A, chloroplastic/mitochondrial isoform X4 produces MAMGFSSIQTSHLRPSCPSYFSVFRSCPRSSSSRSLWTRTRPEVCAAKAAHDTFSNNTTISLNPVHYHTERESNGTKSAWNNKVFALREEKKVMENYFGRNISRAGGIKTNSQERLEGFTHVSTCDKLEENSEGSYCKIIDYGQLDETPGEGNHVDKVNGEGNHVDKVNGEGNHVDKVNGYAHDGLGVSTSSRVENINLEKVNGHAREGPGQLGVVNGSQLGKTSKVRKGTDSGRNKDEAAAVIKGDKSHAKASAIKAASKADNDCKQDLRMRLNTTYDKVLVVNSVSVAKKVVKMLTDQYRNLVHACDTEVAKIEVKRETPVDHGEIICFSIYSGPGVDFGNGKSCIWVDVLDGGGKELLIEFAPFFEDPSIKKVWHNYSFDNHVIENYGLKLSGFHADTMHMARLWDSSRRIKGGYSLEALTRDPKVMSGAEQCHLKDLVGKISMKTIFGRKKVKTDGKEGKLTIIDPVEVLQREERKLWICYSALDAISTLNLYESMKNQLGKKPWEIDGNPVSGKSMFDFYEKYWQPFGELLVQMETEGMLVDREHLAEIEKQAKAEQVVAANRFRRWASSYCTDAKYMNVGSDVQLRQLLFGGTVNSKDSDQAVPTERTFRVPNIDKVIEDGKDTTPKYRNITLHGIGVNLPAEIYTASGWPSVGGDALKILSGKVSSEFHFMDDDIDDVGDACETVSDEYLVKQENMSEYVDTSAYGTAFEAFKPKEKGKEACHAIAALCQVCSIDSLISNFILPLQSSNISGKNRRIHCSLNINTETGRLSARRPNLQNQPALEKDRYKIRQAFVAAPGNSLIVADYGQLELRILAHLSNCKSMLDAFKAGGDFHSRTAMNMYQHIWEAVEKKEVLLEWDPQPGEDKPPVPLLKVKK; encoded by the exons ATGGCTATGGGGTTCTCCTCAATCCAAACCAGCCATTTAAGACCTTCTTGCCCTTCCTATTTCTCTGTATTCCGTTCCTGCCCCCGCTCTTCTTCGTCCAGGTCTCTATGGACTCGTACCAG GCCAGAGGTCTGTGCAGCCAAAGCTGCTCATGatactttttcaaataatacaaCGATCTCTTTGAATCCAGTTCACTATCATACTGAAAGAGAATCTAATGGCACTAAAAGTGCCTGGAACAACAAGGTTTTTGCactgagagaagaaaaaaaggtaatGGAAAATTATTTTGGAAGGAACATCTCCCGTGCAGGAGGTATTAAAACGAATAGCCAAGAAAGGCTTGAGGGTTTCACACATGTCAGTACGTgtgataagttggaagaaaatTCAGAAGGCTCATATTGCAAAATCATTGATTATGGACAATTGGATGAAACACCTGGTGAAGGAAATCATGTGGACAAGGTAAATGGTGAAGGAAATCATGTGGACAAGGTAAATGGTGAAGGAAATCATGTGGACAAGGTAAATGGTTATGCACATGATGGTCTGGGTGTGTCAACTTCCAGTAGGGTTGAAAATATTAATCTGGAGAAGGTCAATGGTCATGCACGTGAGGGTCCAGGACAATTGGGTGTGGTTAATGGGTCACAATTAGGGAAGACCTCAAAGGTCAGGAAGGGGACTGATTCTGGACGAAATAAAGATGAAGCTGCAGCTGTGATTAAAGGGGACAAGTCTCATGCAAAAGCTTCTGCAATTAAAGCTGCTTCAAAAGCAGATAATGATTGCAAGCAAGATCTTCGTATGAGGCTTAATACCACATATGACAAAGTTCTTGTTGTCAATAGTGTCTCTGTTGCAAAGAAAGTTGTTAAGATGCTTACAGATCAATACAGGAATCTTGTCCATGCCTGTGACACAGAG GTGGCTAAGATAGAAGTGAAGCGAGAAACACCTGTTGATCATGGAGAAATAATATGTTTCAGTATTTATTCTGGACCGGGTGTGGATTTTGGAAATGGGAAGTCTTGTATTTGGGTGGATGTTCTTGATGGCGGCGGCAAGGAACTTTTAATTGAATTTGCTCCCTTTTTTGAAGATCCCTCCATAAAAAag GTTTGGCACAATTACAGCTTTGATAACCATGTAATAGAGAACTATGGGCTTAAGCTTTCCGGTTTTCACGCCGACACAATGCACATGGCGCGCTTGTGGGATTCATCAAGGCGGATAAAGGGAGGCTATTCTCTTGAAGCGCTTACACGTGACCCTAAGGTCATGTCTGGGGCGGAACAGTGTCATTTGAAGGATTTGGTTGGTAAAATATCAATGAAAACAATATTTGGCAggaagaaagtgaaaacaGATGGAAAAGAAGGGAAATTGACCATTATTGATCCTGTTGAAGTGCtacaaagagaagagagaaaactaTGGATTTGCTATTCTGCCTTAGATGCAATAAGCACACTAAATCTCTATGAGAGCATGAAAAACCAACTAGGCAAAAAGCCGTGGGAAATTGATGGAAACCCCGTTTCTGGAAAATCCATGTTTGATTTCTATGAAAAATACTGGCAACCGTTTGGTGAGCTTTTAGTTCAGATGGAAACTGAGGGAATGTTGGTTGATCGAGAACATTTAGCTGAGATTGAGAAGCAGGCCAAAGCCGAACAAGTGGTTGCTGCTAACAGGTTTCGCAGGTGGGCTTCTAGTTACTGCACTGATGCCAAGTACATGAACGTGGGAAGTGATGTGCAACTACGCCAGCTCTTGTTTGGTGGGACTGTGAACAG CAAGGACTCCGATCAGGCTGTTCCAACTGAGAGGACTTTTAGAGTTCCAAACATTGATAAAGTGATTGAAGATGGAAAGGATACAACCCCAAAATATCGCAATATCACTCTGCATGGTATTGGTGTCAATCTTCCGGCTGAGATTTACACAGCAAGTGGTTGGCCCTCAGTTGGAGGAGATGCTTTGAAGATTTTATCTGGGAAGGTCTCTTCAGAATTTCATTTTATGGATGATGACATAGATGATGTTGGAGATGCTTGTGAGACAGTGAGTGATGAATACTTggtaaaacaagaaaatatgtCTGAATATGTTGACACATCTGCTTATGGGACAGCTTTTGAAGCATTTAAACCAAAGGAGAAGGGAAAGGAAGCTTGCCACGCTATTGCTGCTTTATGTCAAGTTTGCTCTATCGATTCGTTGATATCCAACTTCATCCTCCCTTTGCAG AGCAGTAATATATCAGGCAAGAACAGGCGGATTCATTGTTCCCTAAATATCAACACGGAAACAGGGCGTTTATCTGCTAGGAGGCCTAATTTGCAG AATCAACCTGCTTTGGAGAAAGACCGGTATAAGATCCGTCAGGCGTTTGTAGCTGCACCTGGAAATTCTCTTATTGTTGCTGACTATGGACAG CTGGAACTCAGGATTCTTGCTCATCTTTCCAACTGTAAGAGCATGTTGGATGCCTTCAAAGCTGGTGGAGATTTTCATTCAAGGACTGCAATGAACATGTACCAGCATATTTGGGAAGCCGTTGAGAAAAAGGAAGTGCTACTTGAGTGGGATCCTCAACCCGGTGAAGATAAACCCCCAGTTCCACTATTGAAGGTTAAAAAGT GA